In a single window of the Bactrocera dorsalis isolate Fly_Bdor chromosome 2, ASM2337382v1, whole genome shotgun sequence genome:
- the LOC105221988 gene encoding neurofibromin isoform X2 yields the protein MAIQKPGEWANSLLARFEDQLPNKIGLHGTQARLSQDQLTACLIQISRYRFSLVISGLTKMLQRVNEASMQSRHDAERCYFESLVIILTTLERCLANQTKDTARFEEAMNVKLLLREISQFIDVQSDNNPNAAQLKAIASRVLFGLSQNHFSAVFNRISARIQELITCSDENPDCCDIELIQHIDMDINKLTKLLQVTKSRSKKAPPLILLHSLEKAIWNWIEYHPHEFQDLQRGIATKDISSCWETLLEFVEAYKAENKKNKTTVWPLQMLLLILNPSCLEATVNELQQSEKEKDKEKYRDKDKTSLTQNSAQTARDKEQSAKQFIEGIKRGLGPHSPSKQVTEYAAIACVKLCKASTYVNNNDSNNVLFKLVQYVINDLKALLFNPVKPFSRGQAYNYADIELMIDCWVSLFRINPHNIDTLKVCLNLSSPQAYHFVIVCSLLRLTHIHVDFRLQNKNCFRTIHQPILSWWAKTNVVHYRSAELRALFTDTLNKATQGYIAHTPLRMITSLTLKSKDTQKGLTRSEEGPAHKMLLLLLVRLIHADPMLLLNTQGKVAHEMQSSSLELINGLVSLVHQPTMPDVAQEAMEALLALHSYDKIELWNPQAPMNCFWDVSSQVLFSISQKLIQHQIANYTDVLKWMRGILSCRNDYLQRHKKYALVGHELQICRQARIKLEVVFFMYLWSVDLDAVLTSLSCFGLLCQESDILLTADDSATVLPVANYQIYQELTQLASSDTRICFYETNHGNAYNRLALQRRMMNLLRKIEHCVDGVQTAWEETFRNWELTSKVLQTYPKYKSDDVQAELFHRGVGKRRASHQSSEHDLEEHITEWANMTWFLLTLGGVCLQKRLSSRWKQMQLQNNTATAGSSSGMPATSNLLQSHTSLAQSQNTLAASGSLTSISTIPAVSLYSLYSCSTSSGRGSLLHPSTISLTTIVPVPQQDLQYCPVSQFIGQLLRLLVCNNEKIGSNIQKNVKDLISEEMTPQLYPIVFDQIRSIVEKFFDQQGQVNVSEINTAFIDHIIHIMISILSPRPVKDPNNEQVAASEYLSVTSIEGMMLGIVRYMRHREMTVSGIRAKVRVCNLVEIMIKRRDDLAFRQEMKFRNKLVEYLSDWVMGTSHQIVPTANEPPPTNPAEIFRELDIACMEAVAALLRGLPLQPEESDRGDLMDAKSALFLKYFTLFMNLLNDCIDSTEAEKELSNPPLLPPHPAVNGRLGMLRFTTIQAMSNLLGANIDSGLTHSIDLGYNPDLQTRASFMEVLTRILKQGTEFDTLAETVLADRFEQLVQLVTMISDKGELPIAMALANVVTTSQMDELARVLVTLFDAKHLLSPLLWNMFYREVEISECMSTLFRGNSLGSKIMAFCFKIYGASYLQNLLEPLIRPLLDDQTTSYEVDPARLEPGEDLERNKENLISLTRVFFEAILNSVDRFPSQLRSMCHCLYQVLSKRFPTVLQTNIGAVGTVIFLRFINPAIVSPQELGIVNRQVPASVKRGLMLMSKILQNIANHIEFSKEQHMVSFNDFLRARFEQGRHFFVQIASDCETVDQASHSMSFISDANVLALHRLLWTHQERIGDYLSSSRDHKAVGRRPFDKMATLLAYLGPPEHKPVDSHSMHCSMMFSSYARWSSIDMSSNNFEDVMVKHQMHEKEEFKSIKSMNIFYQAGTSKAGLPVFYYIARRYKIGETNGDLLLYHVILTLKALCHSPFELLIDFTHTCSDNRFRTEFLQKWFCVLPTVTYDNLCTIYIYNCNSWVREYTKFHERVLAPIKSDRKLVFIDSSNKLNEYIDTEQQKLPGATLSLDEDLKVFNNALKLSHKDTKVAIKVGPTALQVTAVEKTKVLGHSVLLNDVYYASEIEEVCLVDDNQFTLSITNESGQLSFIHNDCDTIVQAIIHIRNRWELSQPESVTVHQKIRPKDVPGTLLNMALLNLGTSDPTLRLAAYNLLCSLTCSFDLKIEGQLLEAHGLCIPSNNTIFIKSISEKLATNEPHLTLEFLEECIQGFQRSTIELKHLCLEYMTPWLNNLLKFCKSNDDAKKLKVAQILDKLICLTIEQKEMYPSVQAKIWGSIGRIPDLIDMVLDNFLHKSITYGLGSPHVEIMADTAVALASANVLLVSKKIITRMCRVLDKTCTNPTQFLEQHMMWDDIAILTRFLLMLSFNNCLDVVTHLPYLFHIITFLICSGSVTMRASIHGLVVNIIHSLTTCTKPTFSDNAKRVLRLALEEFSLYKFYALFGISKVKSAAVTAFRSSYRHPSDRWLGNERVCQMLPADVERITLPSLEEVVDSLSEIMSVCMPDVPDCQWLETWTTLSRSFAFCYNPALEPRALIVYGCISKSITDQEVKQLLRILVKALESFNDITLIEAIVLCLTRIQPLLRPESPIHRALFWVAISVLQLDEVSLYDAGLAFLEQNLHTLERQGCFDHESIADVMMRTREKLEWHFKQLDHAVGLSFRSNFHFALVGHLLKGFRHPTPSTVFRTSRILGTLLSLVAKPFHRDKFEVTPDSVAYLTALVAVSEEVRSRCHVKHAIPRWTTDLSIMENGETIFYGNQNALGMSLPRRQKSWDMLDQSALQFARHHKGPAHQERGSRSSVSNESNVLLDPEVLSDLSTQALVLTVLATLVKYSTDENETRVLYQYLAEGSVVFPKVFPVIHSLLDQKINNILSVSHDQVVLNSVQSIIQNMLASEDPSQQQLHFLQSCGFGGLWRFAGPFTKYTMMGESSELFVNCLEAMVETCLPGDETVPVPPSPRPYNLSSSLSSLTLGSPTDKAFSSESLDHDTFGGSVSSLRRASCSKARVKHRITDSPAH from the exons atggcGATCCAAAAGCCAGGCGAGTGGGCGAACTCACTTTTAGCCCGTTTCGAAGACCAG ctGCCCAATAAAATTGGCTTGCATGGCACCCAAGCGCGCTTGAGTCAGGATCAGCTGACCGCCTGTCTCATACAAATTTCTCGTTATCGCTTCTCACTAGTTATATCTGGACTCACCAAAATGCTGCAACGAGTTAACGAAGCG tCTATGCAAAGTCGTCACGACGCTGAGCGTTGTTATTTTGAATCACTAGTCATAATATTAACAACTCTGGAACGTTGTTTGGCTAATCAGACAAAGGATACGGCACGTTTTGAGGAAGCAATGAATGTTAAACTACTCTTACGCGAAATTTCGCAATTCATCGATGTACAGAGTGATAATAATCCAAATGCAGCGCAGCTGAAAGCTATTGCGTCAAGAGTGCTTTTCGGACTGTCACAAAATCATTTTTCAGCTGTATTTAATCGCATATCAGCGCGCATACAAGAGTTGATCACATGCTCAGATGAGAATCCCGACTGTTGTGACATTGAATTAATACAACATATTGACATggacataaataaattaaccaAACTTTTGCAAg tgACCAAGTCAAGATCGAAGAAGGCACCTCCTTTGATTTTACTGCATTCGTTGGAGAAAGCCATTTGGAACTGGATTGAATATCATCCACATGAATTTCAGGATTTGCAACGCGGCATTGCCACCAAAGATATTTCAAG ctGCTGGGAAACATTGCTGGAATTTGTTGAAGCATATAAAGCAGAAAATAAGAAGAACAAGACAACCGTCTGGCCATTACAAATGCTTTTGCTTATACTAAATCCC AGCTGCTTAGAAGCCACCGTCAATGAATTACAACAATCTGAAAAGGAGAAGGATAAAGAAAAATACAGAGATAAAGATAAAACGTCATTAACGCAAAACTCTGCACAAACAGCACGTGATAAAGAGCAATCTGCTAAGCAATTTATTGAGGGTATTAAACGTGGCTTGGGGCCACACTCACCCTCAAAGCAGGTCACGGAGTATGCCGCTATTGCTTGTGTAAAGCTATGCAAAGCCTCAACATATGTCAATAACAACGATTCAAATAATGTGCTCTTCAAATTAGTGCAGTATGTCATTAATGATTTGAAAGCGTTGCTCTTTAATCCGGTCAAGCCATTTTCGCGTGGTCAGGCGTACAATTATGCTGATATTGAGCTTATGATCGACTGTTGGGTTTCACTATTTCGCATAAATCCACATAATATCGACACATTGAAGGTCTGCCTCAATTTGTCTTCGCCGCAGGCGTATCACTTTGTAATTGTCTGCTCTTTGTTgag attaacacacatacatgtggaTTTTCgtctacaaaataaaaactgtttcCGCACCATCCATCAGCCAATACTATCTTGGTGGGCCAAAACCAATGTTGTACACTATCGTTCTGCAGAATTGCGCGCACTCTTCACCGATACCTTGAATAAGGCCACTCAGGGTTATATTGCGCACACGCCACTGCGTATGATAACATCACTGACGCTGAAATCGAAAGATACGCAGAAAGGCTTGACGCGTTCCGAAGAGGGACCTGCACACAAAATGCTGCTGCTCCTCTTGGTTCGACTTATACACGCTGACCCGATGTTACTTTTAAAT ACACAAGGCAAAGTGGCGCATGAAATGCAAAGTTCCTCGCTCGAGCTCATCAATGGTCTAGTGAGTCTCGTGCACCAACCCACCATGCCCGATGTAGCGCAGGAAGCTATGGAGGCATTACTAGCTTTACACTCATACGATAAAATCGAATTGTGGAATCCACAGGCGCCAATGAATTGCTTTTGGGATGTCAGTTCGCAAGTGCTATTTTCGATTTCGCAAAAACTTATACAACATCAGATTGCCAACTATACAGATGTGCTGAAATGGATGCGTGGCATACTGAGTTGTCGCAATGACTATCTGCAGCGGCACAAGAAGTACGCATTGGTCGGTCATGAGCTGCAGATCTGTCGTCAGGCGCGCATTAAACTGGAAGTGGTGTTCTTCATGTATTTGTGGTCAGTCGATTTGGATGCAGTGCTCACGTCGCTCTCCTGCTTTGGTCTCTTATGCCAAGAGTCGGATATTTTGTTGACGGCCGATGATTCGGCGACTGTGTTACCTGTTGCGAATTATCAAATATATCAGGAGCTGACGCAATTGGCAAGCT CGGACACGCGCATATGTTTTTATGAAACTAATCATGGCAATGCTTACA ACCGTCTGGCTCTACAACGACGTATGATGAATTTGTTGCGCAAAATCGAGCACTGTGTTGATGGTGTACAAACTGCGTGGGAGGAAACCTTTAg AAATTGGGAACTCACCAGCAAAGTATTACAAACATATCCCAAATATAAAAGTGACGATGTGCAAGCCGAGCTCTTCCATCGTGGCGTTGGCAAGCGTCGCGCAAGTCATCAAAGTTCGGAGCATGATTTGGAGGAACACATCACCGAATGGGCCAACATGACATGGTTTCTGCTAACACTTGGCGGCGTGTGTCTGCAAAAGCGTTTGTCTTCGCGTTGGAAGCAAATGCAGTTACAAAATAATACCGCAACGGCTGGTTCCAGTAGCGGTATGCCCGCGACGAGCAATCTCCTGCAGTCGCACACCAGTTTGGCGCAATCGCAGAACACTTTAGCAGCGTCCGGCAGTTTGACTTCGATCTCCACAATACCAGCTGTCTCGCTCTATTCGCTCTACTCCTGTTCCACCAGTTCCGGACGTGGTTCTCTACTGCATCCCAGCACCATATCATTGACTACGATAGTGCCGGTGCCGCAGCAAGATTTACAATATTGTCCGGTGTCACA ATTCATCGGTCAGTTGTTGCGCTTGTTGGTGTGCAACAATGAAAAAATCGGTTCGAATATACAGAAAAATGTGAAAGATTTAATTTCGGAAGAGATGACACCACAACTCTATCCCATAGTTTTCGATCAAATACGTTCGATAGTCGAGAAATTTTTCGATCAACAGGGGCAAGTGAACGTCTCCGAAATCAATACCGCCTTCATCGACCACATTATACACATAATGATTTCGATATTGAGCCCACGACCCGTAAAAGATCCGAATAATGAGCAAGTCGCTGCTTCCGAGTACCTGAGCGTGACGAGCATTGAAGGCATGATGCTGGGCATTGTGCGTTATATGCGTCATCGCGAAATGACTGTGTCAGGGATACGCGCCAAAGTGCGCGTTTGTAATTTGGTAGAGATAATGATAAAACGTCGCGACGATTTGGCTTTTCgccaagaaatgaaatttcgCAATAAATTAGTAGAGTACTTAAGCGATTGGGTTATGGGCACCTCACACCAAATAGTACCGACAGCCAACGAACCGCCGCCAACAAA TCCCGCTGAAATATTCCGTGAACTCGATATAGCTTGTATGGAAGCTGTTGCCGCTTTGCTACGTGGACTACCTTTGCAACCCGAGGAATCCGATCGTGGCGATTTGATGGACGCGAAGAGCGCACTATTCCTCAA aTACTTTACGCTGTTCATGAATCTCCTCAACGACTGCATTGATAGCACTGAGGCAGAGAAAGAGCTAAGTAATCCACCACTACTCCCACCGCATCCGGCTGTTAATGGCCGATTGGGCATGTTACGCTTTACCACCATACAGGCGATGTCAAATTTACTCGGAGCCAACATCGACTCGGGCCTGACGCATTCCATCGATCTTGGCTACAATCCCGATTTACAAACACGCGCCTCCTTTATGGAAGTGCTTACGCGCATCTTGAAGCAAGGCACTGAATTCGATACGCTAGCCGAGACTGTGCTAGCCGATCGTTTCGAGCAGCTGGTCCAACTGGTTACAATGATTAGTGATAAGGGTGAGCTGCCTATAGCGATGGCATTGGCCAATGTGGTGACCACTTCACAAATGGATGAATTGGCACGTGTGCTGGTAACACTGTTCGATGCCAAGCATCTGCTCTCACCGCTCTTGTGGAACATGTTCTATCGCGAAGTCGAAATATCCGAATGCATGTCGACACTCTTTCGCGGCAATTCGCTTGGCAGTAAAATAATGgcattttgctttaaaatttacgGTGCAAGCTATTTGCAAAACTTGCTTGAGCCGCTAATACGACCGTTGCTCGATGATCAGACCACTAGCTATGAGGTGGATCCGGCTAG ACTCGAGCCCGGTGAAGACTTGGAACGCAATAAAGAGAACCTAATATCGCTCACCAGAGTCTTCTTTGAAGCGATACTCAATTCAGTGGATCGTTTCCCCTCACAGTTGCGCTCAATGTGTCACTGCCTCTATCAGGTGTTGAGCAAACGCTTTCCCACCGTCTTGCAAACCAATATTGGCGCAGTGGGCACTGTGATCTTTCTACGCTTCATAAATCCAGCTATTG TCTCACCCCAAGAACTCGGCATTGTTAATCGCCAAGTACCGGCTTCGGTGAAGCGTGGTCTAATGTTGATGTCGAAAATCTTACAAAACATCGCCAATCACATTGAGTTCTCTAAGGAACAGCATATGGTGTCATTCAATGATTTTCTACGCGCACGTTTTGAACAGGGTCGTCACTTTTTCGTACAAATCGCCTCGGATTGCGAGACGGTGGATCAGGCTTCGCACAGCATGAGCTTCATCTCAGATGCCAATGTTTTGGCATTGCATCGTTTGCTGTGGACGCATCAGGAGCGCATTGGAGATTATCTCTCTAGCAGTCGTGATCACAAAGCTGTTGGCAGACGTCCTTTCGACAAAATGGCCACATTGCTGGCTTATTTGGGGCCGCCAGAACATAAACCAGTGGACTCACA TTCGATGCACTGCAGCATGATGTTCTCATCGTATGCGCGTTGGAGCTCTATTGACATGTCATCGAATAACTTCGAAGATGTTATGGTGAAACATCAAATGCACGAAAAGGAGGAATTCAAAAGCATAAAATCCATGAATATCTTCTATCAAGCCGGCACAAGTAAAGCGGGACTACCCGTGTTCTACTACATTGCCAGGCGTTACAA AATCGGCGAAACGAATGGCGACTTACTGCTCTATCATGTAATACTCACGCTCAAAGCATTATGCCACTCACCTTTCGAATTGCTCATAGACTTCACGCACACTTGCTCGGACAATCGCTTTCGCACCGAGTTCTTGCAGAAATGGTTTTGTGTGCTGCCAACCGTTACCTATGACAATTTATGCACCATTTACATTTACAACTGTAATTCATGGGTGCGTGAATATACAAAATTCCATGAACGCGTACTAGCGCCGATAAAG AGTGATCGCAAGCTAGTGTTCATCGATTCGTCCAATAAACTCAATGAATACATCGACACTGAACAACAGAAACTGCCAGGCGCCACATTATCGCTAGACGAAGATCTCAAGGTATTCAATAATGCGCTCAAGCTTAGCCATAAAGATACCAAAGTTGCTATAAAAGTCGGACCCACTGCATTGCAAGTGACAGCCGTGGAGAAAACCAAAGTGCTGGGCCATTCAGTGCTGCTCAACGATGTCTATTATGCCTCCGAGATTGAGGAAGTTTGTCTGGTGGATGATAATCAATTTACGCTCTCCATAACGAATGAAAGCGGTCAGCTTAGCTTTATACACAACGATTGTGATACCATTGTACAGGCCATCATACATATACGCAATCGTTGGGAGTTAAGTCAACCGGAATCGGTGACGGTGCACCAGAAAATACGtcccaaagatgtgcccggtaCACTTTTAAATATGGCATTACTTAATCTAGGCACCTCAGATCCCACCTTGCGTTTAGCTGCCTATAATTTACTCTGCTCGCTCACATGCTCCTTTGATTTGAAAATCGAAGGTCAACTTTTGGAGGCGCACGGTTTGTGTATACCATCAAACAacacaattttcattaaatCCATCAGCGAGAAATTAGCCACCAATGAACCACATTTGACGCTCGAATTTCTAGAGGAATGCATACAGGGTTTCCAGCGCAGCACAATTGAATTGAAGCATTTATGCTTGGAATATATGACACCGTGGCTGAATaaccttttgaaattttgcaaatcgaACGATGATGCCAAAAAGTTAAAGGTCGCACAGATTTTAGATAAATTGATTTGTCTTACAATCGAACAGAAGGAGATGTATCCATCGGTGCAGGCGAAAATTTGGGGCTCCATTGGTCGCATACCCGATCTTATCGATATGGTGTTGGATAATTTCCTACACAAATCGATTACTTACGGTTTGGGTTCGCCGCACGTGGAGATTATGGCCGACACGGCTGTGGCGCTAGCTTCGGCCAATGTGCTGTTGGTGTCGAAGAAGATAATAACGCGCATGTGCCGCGTCTTGGATAAGACCTGCACCAATCCAACACAGTTTCTGGAGCAGCATATGATGTGGGATGATATTGCAATACTGACGCGTTTTCTGCTCATGTTGTCCTTCAATAACTGCCTCGATGTCGTAACACATTTGCCATATCTATTTCATATTATCACGTTTTTG ATCTGCTCCGGTTCGGTGACAATGCGCGCCTCCATACACGGTCTCGTCGTCAACATCATACACTCGCTGACTACTTGCACTAAACCGACTTTCTCAGACAATGCAAAGCGTGTGCTCCGGCTGGCACTTGAAGAGTTCTCACTATACAAATTCTACGCGCTCTTCGGTATCAGCAAAGTCAAGTCGGCCGCTGTAACAGCCTTCCGCTCCAGCTATCGTCATCCATCCGACAGATGGTTGGGCAATGAACGCGTCTGTCAAATGTTACCAGCCGATGTGGAGCGCATCACATTGCCCTCATTGGAAGAGGTGGTCGATTCGCTGTCGGAGATCATGTCGGTTTGCATGCCCGATGTGCCGGATTGCCAATGGTTGGAGACATGGACGACGTTGTCGCGCAGTTTCGCCTTCTGTTACAACCCTGCGTTGGAACCGCGTGCGCTCATAGTTTACGGTTGCATTAGTAAAAGCATAACCGATCAGGAAGTGAAACAACTCTTGCGCATTTTAGTAAAAGCACTGGAATCATTCAACGACATCACATTAATCGAGGCGATCGTATTGTGTCTGACGCGCATACAACCCCTACTGAGACCT GAATCGCCGATACATCGCGCCCTATTCTGGGTTGCTATCTCTGTGCTGCAGCTGGACGAAGTATCGTTGTATGACGCCGGTTTGGCGTTTCTCGAACAAAATCTGCATACGCTGGAACGTCAGGGTTGCTTCGATCACGAGAGCATAGCCGACGTCATGATGCGTACACGCGAAAAACTTGAGTGGCACTTCAAGCAACTCGATCATGCAGTTGGCTTATCGTTTCGCAGCAATTTCCACTTTGCACTCGTCGGTCACTTACTAAAA GGCTTTCGTCATCCCACACCTTCAACGGTGTTTCGCACATCCCGCATACTCGGCACGCTGCTGAGTCTCGTCGCCAAACCTTTTCATCGCGACAAATTCGAAGTGACACCTGACAGCGTTGCCTATTTGACGGCTTTGGTAGCCGTTTCCGAGGAAGTGCGCTCACGCTGCCACGTCAAGCATGCCATACCGCGTTGGACCACCGACTTGAGCATTATGGAAAATGGCGAAACGATCTTCTATGGCAATCAAAAT GCGCTCGGCATGTCGCTACCACGTCGGCAAAAGTCCTGGGATATGCTTGATCAGTCCGCTTTACAGTTTGCGCGTCATCACAAAGGACCCGCACATCAG GAACGTGGCTCGCGTTCGTCTGTCTCCAATGAGTCCAATGTGCTATTGGATCCCGAAGTGCTCTCCGATTTGTCCACGCAAGCGCTAGTATTAACGGTTTTGGCCACATTAGTGAAATATTCGACAGACGAGAATGAGACGCGCGTGCTCTATCAGTACCTGGCCGAGGGTTCGGTCGTATTTCCCAAAGTGTTTCCAGTTAT ACACTCGCTGCTGGACCAGAAGATTAACAACATACTCTCAGTCTCACACGACCAAGTCGTGCTGAATTCAGTGCAAAGCATCATACAAAATATGCTCGCCAGCGAGGATCcttcacaacaacaactgcatttCCTGCAAAGTTGCGGCTTTGGTGGTCTCTGGCGGTTCGCTGGTCCTTTTACAAAG TACACCATGATGGGCGAATCTTCGGAATTATTTGTGAACTGTTTGGAGGCCATGGTTGAGACATGCCTGCCAGGTGATGAGACTGTGCCGGTGCCGCCATCACCACGTCCATACAATTTGAGTTCGAGCCTCAGCAGTCTTACTTTAGGTTCACCAACTGATAAAG CATTCTCATCGGAATCATTAGATCATGATACTTTTGGCGGCAGTGTTAGTTCTCTGCGCCGCGCTTCATGCAGCAAAGCACGCGTTAAACATCGAATTACCGATAGCCCAGCACATTAG